From one Ahaetulla prasina isolate Xishuangbanna chromosome 18, ASM2864084v1, whole genome shotgun sequence genomic stretch:
- the LOC131187209 gene encoding pro-epidermal growth factor-like, with the protein MERVVRKTTTLQFGREKQMHGFVQWIKEPRPLTLLDDQAVVIADEVEKMEISGLTESSFGYIRALVYDFHPEIPGRVLVAERLFLIKKDVSKTCEGSRGERSCRCNPGFEGRGVHCVDIDECTRGSHNCNRDALCLNTLGSYVCACQSGFVGDGSRCTAKSTWSPWSPWSPCSVTCGIQNQMRIRECTHEESGMRCLGPSADLKGCPNLQPCPNGSRPKIHRFLAKNRWQYR; encoded by the exons ATGGAGCGAGTGGTGAGAAAAACGACAACCTTGCAGTTTGGCAGGGAAAAGCAAATGCATGg CTTCGTTCAGTGGATCAAGGAACCACGTCCGCTGACCTTGCTGGATGACCAAGCCGTGGTCATCGCCGACGAGGTGGAGAAGATGGAGATCAGCGGTTTGAc GGAGTCCAGTTTTGGTTACATCCGAGCCCTGGTTTACGATTTCCACCCAGAGATTCCTGGACGTGTTTTGGTAGCTGAGAGGCTCTTCTTAATAAAGAAAG ACGTCAGCAAAACCTGCGAGGGAAGCCGAGGAGAAAGGAGCTGCCGTTGCAACCCGGGGTTCGAAGGAAGGGGTGTGCATTGTGTCG aCATCGACGAATGTACCAGAGGCAGCCACAACTGCAACCGAGACGCGTTGTGTTTGAACACTCTGGGCTCCTACGTTTGCGCCTGCCAGAGTGGCTTCGTGGGCGACGGCTCGCGCTGTACAG CCAAGAGCACCTGGTCGCCATGGTCACCGTGGTCCCCCTGCTCCGTCACTTGCGGCATCCAAAACCAGATGCGTATTCGCGAATGCACCCACGAGGAGAGCGGGATGCGCTGCCTGGGCCCTTCAGCTGACCTCAAGGGGTGCCCCAACCTGCAGCCTTGTCCCA ATGGCTCCAGGCCTAAAATCCATCGCTTTTTGGCCAAGAATCGgtggcaatacaggtag